Proteins found in one Candidatus Bathyarchaeota archaeon genomic segment:
- a CDS encoding HD domain-containing protein, with product MKMWEMLKEDPEVNANWDMANYIAVKKLHYNDHGETHVKIVAANALKMLSILMKRSIQPDLIRDYGGDIEDEYLVVLSAALLHDIGNQVFRDEHSLHSTYLAIPILNRLLPHIYDDVEHMVELRGFILHAIFAHGSEVRDLTMEAALVGIADGTDMTKGRGRLPFDMGDANIHSVSALSIDDVRVIEGEEKPIRIDIDMSNSAGIFQIQETLGEKIRGSPIEGLVEIIATTLPRESDTDRRIVSRIIFEKGKYLVA from the coding sequence ATGAAGATGTGGGAAATGCTTAAAGAAGATCCCGAGGTTAATGCTAATTGGGATATGGCTAACTATATAGCTGTGAAGAAATTGCACTATAACGATCATGGAGAGACTCATGTAAAAATAGTTGCAGCTAATGCTTTGAAGATGCTCTCGATCCTTATGAAACGTTCAATTCAGCCGGATTTGATCAGGGATTATGGGGGAGATATAGAAGATGAGTATCTAGTGGTTTTATCGGCTGCATTGCTTCATGATATTGGAAACCAGGTTTTCAGGGATGAGCACTCGCTCCACAGCACCTATCTGGCTATCCCTATTCTAAACAGGCTCCTGCCCCATATATATGATGATGTCGAGCATATGGTAGAGCTTCGAGGTTTCATACTACACGCCATATTCGCACATGGCTCTGAAGTTAGAGACCTGACGATGGAGGCGGCCCTGGTGGGCATCGCGGATGGGACGGATATGACCAAAGGTAGGGGGAGGCTCCCCTTCGACATGGGAGACGCCAACATCCACTCAGTCTCAGCCCTCTCCATAGATGATGTGAGGGTTATTGAGGGAGAAGAAAAGCCGATAAGGATAGACATAGACATGTCCAACAGCGCGGGGATCTTCCAGATCCAAGAAACCCTGGGAGAAAAGATTAGGGGTAGCCCCATCGAAGGCCTTGTTGAGATAATTGCAACAACGCTTCCAAGAGAGTCAGACACGGACAGAAGAATAGTTAGCAGGATAATTTTCGAAAAAGGAAAATATCTCGTAGCATAA
- a CDS encoding membrane dipeptidase: MLRSYLQLSRDEEEHALALHRESIVIDASIVPFIHHVGEDIWIDDVLKGGVTASNATVCMQRSIGEALRELSEYHDWIEKHGEKALLVRRASDIELAKRDGRHGIILGPQNSSFLEGNLRFLDLAWDWGIRIIQLSYNERNEAADGCGERTDAGLSNFGAALVEAMNRRGVLIDLSHVGDRSTLEAIELSKDPVAFTHVCPRSSTPMELSPYATWAGGEAFLEYARRRGKTDEALKACAEKGGVIGVTPFFAKKAGPSTLTDDTLDQIDYVVDLVGVDHVGFGSDVDFRNSVTRLAYIQRYPDRIDRTYHTPMTKEWGYGWLEHMPNLTKGLIARGYSDTEVKKILGLNFLNLFRRVWRE, encoded by the coding sequence ATGTTGAGAAGCTATCTTCAGCTGAGTAGGGATGAGGAGGAGCATGCCCTCGCCCTGCATAGGGAGAGCATAGTCATTGATGCCAGCATAGTCCCCTTCATTCACCACGTAGGTGAGGATATCTGGATAGATGACGTGTTGAAGGGTGGGGTAACCGCGAGTAACGCTACAGTATGCATGCAGAGGAGTATAGGGGAGGCTTTGAGGGAGCTCTCCGAGTACCACGACTGGATAGAGAAGCATGGTGAGAAGGCCCTGCTTGTGAGGAGGGCCTCGGACATAGAGCTGGCCAAGAGGGATGGGAGGCATGGGATAATCTTAGGACCCCAGAACAGCAGCTTCCTTGAGGGAAACCTCAGGTTTCTAGATCTGGCCTGGGACTGGGGCATAAGGATAATCCAGCTCAGCTACAACGAGAGGAATGAGGCAGCGGACGGCTGCGGTGAGAGGACCGACGCTGGCCTCAGCAACTTCGGCGCGGCTCTAGTGGAGGCAATGAACCGGAGGGGAGTTCTCATAGACCTGAGCCATGTGGGAGACCGCTCAACCCTAGAGGCTATAGAACTCTCAAAGGATCCCGTAGCCTTCACCCACGTCTGCCCTAGAAGCTCAACCCCGATGGAGCTGAGCCCCTACGCCACCTGGGCAGGGGGGGAGGCCTTCCTCGAGTACGCGAGGAGGAGGGGGAAGACCGATGAGGCTTTGAAGGCCTGCGCGGAGAAGGGGGGAGTCATAGGGGTCACACCCTTCTTCGCCAAGAAGGCTGGCCCCTCAACCCTCACCGATGACACCCTAGACCAGATAGACTATGTGGTAGATCTCGTGGGGGTGGACCATGTCGGCTTCGGCTCCGATGTGGACTTCAGGAACTCCGTGACGAGACTGGCCTACATCCAGCGTTACCCAGACCGAATAGACAGGACCTATCACACCCCTATGACCAAGGAGTGGGGATATGGGTGGCTGGAGCATATGCCGAACCTGACCAAGGGCCTCATCGCTAGGGGCTACTCGGACACGGAGGTGAAGAAGATCCTAGGCCTGAACTTCCTCAACCTCTTCAGAAGGGTCTGGAGAGAGTAA
- a CDS encoding class I SAM-dependent methyltransferase — protein MSLEHYYSERPTSLPRLGLIRCTLRGLELEFLTASGVFSYRSIDAGTSLLVETMILPERGRVLDLGCGYGVIGIVAARLNPALEVWLTDVNERALLLADENVKRNSVQNARVLRGFLYEGLEGIPFDAILTNPPISSGFKVLEQLVEGSLRHLRPGGSLQMVVRTNKGGRQAARLLEHHYGGFEVIARRGGYRILKAERR, from the coding sequence GTGAGCTTGGAGCACTACTACTCTGAGAGACCGACATCGCTCCCTAGGCTTGGGCTAATAAGGTGCACCCTAAGAGGCCTAGAGCTAGAGTTCCTAACAGCCTCAGGAGTCTTCTCGTATAGGAGCATCGACGCTGGAACCAGCCTCCTCGTTGAGACCATGATCCTCCCTGAGAGGGGAAGGGTGCTGGATCTGGGATGCGGATATGGAGTCATAGGGATCGTGGCGGCGAGGCTAAACCCAGCTCTGGAGGTTTGGTTGACCGATGTAAATGAGAGGGCCTTGCTTCTGGCGGATGAAAATGTGAAAAGGAATAGTGTTCAGAACGCTCGGGTCTTGAGAGGCTTCCTTTATGAGGGCCTTGAAGGGATCCCCTTCGACGCTATCCTAACAAACCCCCCAATATCCTCTGGGTTTAAAGTGCTGGAGCAGCTGGTAGAGGGCTCCCTAAGGCACCTAAGGCCAGGAGGAAGCCTCCAGATGGTGGTGAGGACTAACAAGGGGGGAAGACAGGCGGCTAGGCTGCTTGAGCATCACTATGGAGGATTCGAGGTCATAGCGAGGAGGGGAGGATATAGGATCCTCAAAGCGGAGAGAAGATGA
- a CDS encoding RNA-guided pseudouridylation complex pseudouridine synthase subunit Cbf5, whose amino-acid sequence MSLRPPWEIDRNIIVRAEEETDPSFGCPPEQRPIVEFIRFGVINLDKPPGPTSHEVVSWVKRILELDRAGHGGTLDPKVTGVLPITLEEATKVVQALLESGKEYICVMRTHGEEKEERVVEVLKLFEGRIYQRPPIRASVKRRLRTRTIYRIEYLEGDGRNWLFKVACESGTYIRKLCFDVGEILGLGAHMHELRRVRSGPFNEAELFTVYDLVDAVGLLREDEDERPLRRVVKPMESALRLLPKIWIRDSAVEAICSGASLAVPGILRLETGIVKGSTVAVLTQKGEGVALMRAEMSEEQMVEAERGIAATPLRVLMPRGTYPRMW is encoded by the coding sequence ATGAGCCTGAGGCCTCCATGGGAGATCGACCGGAACATCATCGTCAGGGCTGAGGAGGAGACCGACCCGAGCTTTGGATGCCCACCTGAACAGCGGCCTATTGTGGAGTTCATAAGATTTGGGGTGATCAACCTCGACAAGCCACCGGGTCCGACCAGCCACGAGGTGGTCTCATGGGTTAAGAGGATACTGGAGCTGGACAGGGCAGGCCATGGGGGGACCCTGGACCCCAAGGTGACAGGGGTTCTACCAATAACCCTTGAAGAGGCAACTAAAGTGGTACAGGCATTGTTGGAGTCGGGGAAGGAGTACATATGCGTCATGAGAACCCATGGAGAGGAGAAAGAGGAGAGGGTCGTTGAGGTTCTGAAGCTCTTCGAGGGGAGGATCTACCAGAGGCCCCCAATAAGGGCATCGGTTAAGAGGAGGCTCAGGACAAGAACCATATACAGGATAGAGTACCTAGAAGGGGATGGAAGAAACTGGCTCTTCAAGGTAGCATGCGAGAGCGGAACCTATATAAGAAAACTCTGTTTCGATGTGGGGGAGATCCTGGGCCTAGGGGCTCATATGCATGAGTTGAGGAGGGTGAGGAGCGGGCCCTTCAACGAGGCTGAGCTCTTCACGGTCTATGACCTAGTTGACGCTGTGGGATTGCTCAGGGAGGATGAGGACGAGAGGCCACTAAGGCGTGTTGTGAAGCCGATGGAGTCGGCTCTGAGGCTGCTGCCGAAGATCTGGATCAGGGACTCTGCCGTCGAGGCCATCTGCTCAGGAGCCTCCCTGGCCGTGCCTGGCATATTGAGGCTCGAGACCGGGATAGTTAAGGGGTCAACGGTGGCGGTTTTGACCCAGAAGGGAGAAGGGGTGGCCCTTATGAGGGCCGAGATGTCGGAGGAGCAGATGGTTGAGGCCGAGAGGGGCATAGCGGCCACACCCCTTAGGGTGCTTATGCCAAGGGGTACATACCCCAGAATGTGGTGA